A genomic segment from Necator americanus strain Aroian chromosome III, whole genome shotgun sequence encodes:
- a CDS encoding hypothetical protein (NECATOR_CHRIII.G10652.T1): MWIPLAQRKAQKFRPWQDSNLQSSDPKSDALSIRPQGLSACFCLGTSQYVLDKRLSEIMSIPLAQRNAQKFRPWQDSNLQSSDPKSDALSIGPRPVLFLNLSVIGSLILKLCRTSCSEKAQKFRPWQDSNLQSSDPKSDALSIRPQGLSACFCLGTSQLRIGHSNVLSPEIMSDTSCSEKSPKVSTLAGLEPAIFGSEVRRLIH; encoded by the coding sequence ATGTGGATACCTCTTGCTCAGAGAAAagcccaaaagtttcgaccctggcaggactcgaacctgcaatcttcggatccgaagtccgacgccttatccattaggccacaaggcctgagtgcttgtttttgcttgGGAACCTCTCAGTACGTATTGGACAAACGTCTTTCCGAAATCATGTCGATACCTCTTGCTCAGAGAAAcgcccaaaagtttcgaccctggcaggactcgaacctgcaatcttcggatccgaagtccgacgccttatccattggCCCAAGGCCTGTGTTGTTTTTGAACCTCTCAGTTATTGGAAGTCTAATTCTGAAATTATGTCGTACCtcttgctcagagaaagcccaaaagtttcgaccctggcaggactcgaacctgcaatcttcggatccgaagtccgacgccttatccattaggccacaaggcctgagtgcttgtttttgcttaggaacctctcaGTTACGTATTGGACATAGTAACGTCTTATCACCTGAAATCATGTCGGATACCTCTTGCTCAGAGAAAagcccaaaagtttcgaccctggcaggactcgaacctgcaatcttcggatccgaagtccgacgccttatccattag